The following coding sequences lie in one Sphingobium sp. KCTC 72723 genomic window:
- the amyA gene encoding alpha-amylase: MSARTLLQFFHWYYPQGGHLWGEVTDRAQSLKDMGITDVWLPPAYKGATGGYSVGYDSYDLFDLGEFDQKGSVPTKYGDRAALERATAALRDAGVGVIHDVVFNHKMGADEAERVSVRRANPDNRAEIEDESFDANAWTRFTFPARQGQYSRFIWDAKCFTGVDHIEDPDDNGVFRLVNGYGEGEWNDEVDSENGNYDYLMGADVEFRNKAVYEELKYWGRWMADQLPCNGFRLDAAKHIPAWFIRDWVGHMRDSVDRQLLVVAEYWHPDMDVLHQYLDQVDQQLMLFDVALHHRFYDASRAGEGFDMRTLFDGSLTASAPDHAVTIVGNHDTQPLQALEAEVDHWFKPIAYALILLREQGTPCIFYPDLYGATYEDGGDDGQNHTIDLAPVEALPRLIEARTRFAHGAQTDLFDDSHCIGTIRHGTDEQPGCVLLVTNGDAAEKTVDLGPGHGGATFRDYLGHCADDVTADDDGRIALFVPGGSVSVWVRADAL, from the coding sequence ATGAGCGCGCGCACGCTGCTGCAATTTTTCCACTGGTATTATCCGCAGGGCGGGCATCTGTGGGGCGAAGTCACAGACAGGGCGCAGAGCCTCAAAGACATGGGCATTACCGACGTCTGGCTGCCCCCCGCCTATAAGGGCGCGACCGGCGGCTATTCGGTCGGCTATGACAGCTATGACCTGTTCGACCTGGGCGAATTTGACCAGAAAGGCAGCGTGCCGACCAAATATGGTGACCGGGCGGCGCTGGAACGCGCGACGGCCGCCCTGCGCGATGCGGGCGTCGGCGTCATTCATGACGTGGTGTTCAATCACAAGATGGGTGCGGACGAAGCGGAACGGGTCAGCGTGCGCCGTGCCAACCCGGACAATCGCGCCGAAATAGAGGATGAATCATTCGACGCCAACGCCTGGACCCGCTTCACTTTCCCCGCGCGGCAGGGGCAATATTCGCGTTTCATCTGGGACGCGAAATGCTTCACCGGGGTCGATCATATCGAGGATCCCGACGACAATGGCGTCTTTCGCCTGGTCAACGGCTATGGCGAAGGGGAATGGAATGACGAAGTCGATAGCGAGAATGGCAATTACGACTATCTGATGGGCGCGGATGTCGAATTTCGTAACAAGGCCGTCTATGAAGAACTGAAATATTGGGGCCGCTGGATGGCGGACCAACTGCCCTGCAACGGCTTTCGCCTGGACGCGGCCAAACATATCCCGGCATGGTTCATCCGCGACTGGGTGGGCCATATGCGCGATAGCGTGGACAGGCAACTGCTCGTCGTCGCCGAATATTGGCACCCGGACATGGACGTGCTGCACCAATATCTCGATCAGGTCGACCAGCAGCTGATGCTGTTCGACGTCGCGCTGCATCACCGCTTCTACGATGCCTCCCGCGCAGGCGAAGGCTTCGACATGCGCACCCTGTTCGACGGCTCGCTGACTGCCTCCGCGCCCGACCATGCCGTCACCATCGTGGGCAATCACGACACGCAACCGCTTCAGGCGCTGGAAGCCGAAGTCGATCACTGGTTCAAGCCGATCGCCTATGCGCTGATCCTGCTGCGCGAACAGGGAACGCCCTGCATCTTCTACCCCGACCTTTATGGCGCCACCTATGAAGATGGCGGCGATGATGGGCAAAACCACACCATCGACCTCGCACCAGTCGAGGCGCTACCCCGGCTGATCGAGGCGCGCACCCGCTTTGCCCATGGTGCGCAGACCGACCTGTTCGACGATTCCCACTGCATCGGCACGATCCGCCACGGCACGGACGAGCAGCCCGGTTGCGTGCTGCTCGTCACCAATGGCGACGCGGCGGAAAAGACCGTCGATCTGGGACCGGGCCATGGCGGCGCGACCTTCCGCGATTATCTCGGCCATTGCGCCGACGATGTCACTGCCGACGATGATGGCCGCATCGCCCTGTTCGTGCCGGGCGGATCGGTCAGCGTCTGGGTCCGCGCCGACGCGCTGTGA